One region of Chanodichthys erythropterus isolate Z2021 chromosome 17, ASM2448905v1, whole genome shotgun sequence genomic DNA includes:
- the sptssb gene encoding serine palmitoyltransferase small subunit B produces the protein MDVKSMREYMGWLYYQYLLITGIYVLEPWEQSIFNTVLCTMVAMVIYTSYVFVPIHVRLALEFFFELVRGQPESTVALMNQR, from the coding sequence ATGGATGTGAAGAGCATGAGAGAGTATATGGGCTGGTTGTACTACCAGTACCTGCTGATCACAGGTATCTATGTGCTGGAGCCGTGGGAACAGTCCATCTTCAACACGGTCCTCTGTACTATGGTGGCCATGGTCATTTACACCTCCTATGTGTTTGTGCCGATTCACGTGCGGCTGGCGCTGGAGTTCTTCTTTGAGCTGGTGCGAGGGCAACCGGAGAGCACAGTGGCCCTCATGAACCAAAGATGA
- the nmd3 gene encoding 60S ribosomal export protein NMD3, whose translation MEYMQEPPSSSHGNILCCTCGVPIPPNPANMCVSCLRTQVDISEGIPKQVSIHFCRQCERYLQPPGTWVQCALESRELLALCLKKLKASMTKVRLIDAGFLWTEPHSKRIKVKLTIQKEVLNGAILQQVFVVEFVIQAQMCDDCHRVEAKDFWKAVVQVRQKTVHKKTFYYLEQLILKHKLHQNTVRIKEIHEGIDFYYGSKQHAQKMVDFLQCTVPCRSKASQRLISHDVHSNTYNYKSTFSVEIVPVCKDNVVCLSPRLAQSLGNMGQVCVCVRVTSSIHLIDPNTLQVAEVDGNTYWRHPFNSLCSPRQLEEFIIMDIDIIRGQRLGAGAGLTSNKHTLAEVWVQKTSEMDSSHQYHCRTFLGHLLNIGDLVLGFDFANANINDEFLNKMNPHHVPDVVLIKKSYDRMRRARNRVWKLRELERERDAADTDDERQYNEFLEDLEEDELLRKNVNIFRDASKIPVESDTDDDGAPRISLAEMLEDLSLNDATGGEGADMMTDS comes from the exons ATGGAGTACATGCAGGAGCCGCCCTCCAGCAGCCACGGCAACAT TCTCTGCTGCACGTGCGGTGTTCCCATCCCTCCAAACCCCGCCAACATGTGTGTGTCCTGCCTGAGGACTCAAGTGGACATCTCTGAAGGGATCCCCAAACAGGTCTCAATCCACTTCTGCAGGCAGTGTGAACG GTACCTGCAGCCTCCGGGCACGTGGGTTCAGTGCGCTCTGGAGTCCAGGGAGCTTCTGGCTCTGTGCCTCAAGAAACTGAAGGCTTCCATGACGAAG GTGAGGCTCATCGATGCTGGCTTCCTGTGGACAGAACCCCACTCTAAAAGAATCAAGGTGAAGCTGACCATCCAGAAAGAG GTCCTGAACGGAGCCATCCTGCAGCAGGTGTTCGTGGTGGAGTTCGTCATCCAGGCTCAGATGTGCGATGACTGCCATCGAGTGGAAGCCAAAGACTTCTGGAAAGCAGTGGTGCAAGTCAGGCAGAAG ACTGTCCACAAGAAGACGTTCTACTATCTGGAGCAGCTGATTTTGAAGCACAAGCTGCATCAGAACACCGTGCGCATCAAAGAGATTCATG aggGCATTGATTTCTACTACGGCTCTAAGCAGCATGCGCAGAAGATGGTGGACTTCCTGCAGTGCACCGTTCCCTGCAG GTCGAAGGCGTCTCAGCGGCTGATCTCTCATGATGTTCACTCCAACACCTACAACTACAAAAGCACCTTCTCAGTGGAGATTGTTCCTGTGTGTAAG GACAACGTGGTTTGTCTGTCTCCACGGCTCGCTCAGAGTCTGGGTAACATGGGTCAGGTGTGCGTCTGCGTCCGGGTCACCAGCTCCATACACCTGATAGACCCCAACACCCTGCAGG TTGCTgaggtggatggaaacacatACTGGCGTCACCCGTTCAACAGCCTGTGCAGCCCGCGTCAGCTAGAAGAGTTCATCATCATGGACATCGACATTATCAGAGGCCAGAGGTTAGGAGCGGGCGCTGGTCTCACGTCCAATAAG caCACGCTGGCTGAGGTTTGGGTTCAGAAGACGTCAGAGATGGACTCCAGTCATCAGTATCACTGCAGGACGTTCCTGGGTCACCTGCTGAACATCGGAGACCTGGTGCTGGG CTTTGATTTCGCCAATGCCAATATCAATGATGAGTTCCTCAATAAAATGAACCCTCACCATGTTCCTGATGTG GTGCTGATCAAGAAGAGTTACGACCGCATGAGGAGAGCGAGGAACAGGGTGTGGAAGCTGAGGGAGCTGGAGCGCGAGAGAGACGCTGCCGACACCGACGACGAGAG ACAATACAATGAGTTCCTGGAGGACCTGGAGGAAGATGAGCTTCTGAGGAAGAACGTCAACATCTTCAGAG ATGCCTCAAAGATCCCTGTGGAAAGTGACACGGATGATGATGGCGCTCCCAGGATCTCTCTGGCCGAGATGTTGGAGGATCTGAGCCTGAATGACGCCACCGGTGGAGAGGGGGCCGATATGATGACTGATTCATGA